Genomic window (Gadus chalcogrammus isolate NIFS_2021 chromosome 3, NIFS_Gcha_1.0, whole genome shotgun sequence):
ACCCTGGCAGTAACTGGTCGGTTGAagtcaaatgaaaataaatgaagaaaaaCTGGAGCAAATTCAAGAATATAATTTCCCAACGTTCCATCGTCATCACGATCATCTGCCTCATCGTCATTGTCACCACCATCCTCATCGTGCCATTGCATCATATCGTCAACATATAACCGGTCATGTCGTCGTACCAAGTTAAAGTCAACCTTTGATAGTCTCCCAGCTTACAGCGATTGAAGTGGAATACAACAGTCCTCCACTCACTTCATCGCCCAATTAAAGACTCATCACAATTCAAGATGGCAGAGGTCACGGCCTCTGCCATCACACAATTcctgtaggggttgtttatgaGCCTAATATTATGGAGGGATGAGGAAGATATCAGACTATTTCCCCTGctttttacatttattaataAATGTACCACACACTTCTACTTATGTATTCTTATGAGGCGTTATCACGAGATGAAACTTTGCTGTGAGCCAAGGTTTTCTGAGAGTTTTAGACCAAATCTTATTGCAGTTGCAAGGCAATAGCAATCGAGTAACGAGAATGATCAATCTGCTTGACAAACTAACTTTCGTTTATTCACTTACAAAAGGAAACAACTGTAGCGTGGGCCTAACAAGCATGCTGCTAACCCTCATGTCTTGAAGATACAAGAATTATAAAGCCTAAGGAAAGACATTGTCTCAGTTCCCGGTCGCAATCTTTTGCCAAATAACTGCATGAATTAACACCCATGACTAAAAAAGTCAGGATTTTGAAAATGGTATTTTAATGGTTTATTGATGGTATATTAATAGTATATCAATGGGAATAATGTGGAGATAGCAGCCTCTTGGTTTCACTATATTTATATTCTGCATGTACACTTTCTTTCTTGAGCCAACCTGTTTAAATCCATAGGTATCTGTGGCCGTCAGCTCTCTGCGTATTATATTGAATATGATAACACAATTTGGGCATAAATACAAGCGTCGTTGTCAGTGACATTgattattatcatttttttcttttacaaatgCCTTGACCCAGGTTTGGTAGTAGACCGCTAGGCTGTTACCATGGTCACTCACTGCTAAATtgccctctcactctgtcagcACTACTttaacacagtcacacacacacacacacacatacacacctgtcAACTGGACACAAGCTTGCGCCCACACAccgataatcacacacacacacacacacacacacacacacacacacacacacacacacacacacacacacacacacacacacacacacacacacacacacacacacgcacacacagacgcacatacatgcacttAATATGgtgctacacacacatgcctgcagaaacacctgcacacacacaagcgcacatgcgttcacacacacgcacacacgcacacacatacccacgcacacacaagcgtaaaaacgaaaactcatgcacatgaacacacacagcgATGCACAGAGGCAAATCCATGTACTCAAACACAAATGGGGGGGAATCTCCCAGGGAGAAGTTCTTTCAAAGGAATCACCtggttgcttggcaacagcGTAGCTCTGCCCCGATGGCCTGGTTACTTCCGCTGACAGTGTTTGTTTGCCCGTGCGTTCGTGTGTTTGGCATCAGGCTTTGTCCTAACATTTACCATGTTTATGCATGTGACAATATCTAATTATCCCTATTTGTGTGcatatgggtgtttgtgtgtgtttttgtctgcgcctatatgtgtgtgtgcgtgtgtccgtgtgactgtgtgcgtgtgtccggaccgtgtgactgtgtgcgtgtgtgcgcgcacgcgtgtgtgtttgcgtgtttatgtgtttgtgtgtatctatgtgtgcatgtgtgtttggtgtacactcgtgtgtgtgtgtgtgtgtgtgtgtgtgtgtgcgtgcaagcatgtgtgtgactgttttaATGTGTTGGGGAGTTGTGGTAGGGACGTGGGCGGATGTCCGCTAAGCGGAGGGGGTGGATGTAGATGTGatcgcagggggggggggggggggggggggggggtggggggggggggggggggggggggggggggggggggggggggggggggggggtgNNNNNNNNNNNNNNNNNNNNNNNNNNNNNNNNNNNNNNNNNNNNNNNNNNNNNNNNNNNNNNNNNNNNNNNNNNNNNNNNNNNNNNNNNNNNNNNNNNNNtttatttatttattatccttTATCCACAGGCAGAACTGCATCTTAGAAATAAAAATCCTTAATATTATTTATGCTTGTCAGCATATCAAAAGCCCGCTGCTGGCACATTGAAGTGTGGTTTAACCAACAGGGTATGTTGCTTATCTGTTCTTCTTGAAATAACacctgtgtgattatgtgtgtgcgtgtatctctgtgtgtgtgtgtatatgtgtgtatatatgtgtgagtgtgtgtgtgtgtgtgtgtgtgtgtgtgtgtgtgtgtgtgtgtgtgtgtgtgtgtgtgtgtgtgtgtgtgtgtgtgtgtgtgtgtgtgtgtgtgtgtgtgtgtgtgtgtatgtgtatatgtgtgtatgtgtgcatgtatacgtgtgcctgtgtgtgtgtgtgtgtgtgtgtgtgtgcgcgtgtgtaatGAGCGGGGTAGTGTACCTGGCCGTCGTACTCGGTGACTACCTCCATCTGGTACACTGTGATAAAGGCGATCAGATCTCCTTTAGAAGTCTTCGGCGCCATCTTGTACGCCTCCACCACCCTGGACTAGAGACCACcacacgggaggggggggggggggggggggggggggtggagggaagggGCGATCAAGAGAGGAATGCAGAGAGGGGGAGTTAACGCTGACCTCACATGTGATCTCACAGACACTTTAGATGTTAAACAAAGCGACTTTTTCTTAGAGAAATATCAGTCAGGAGCAGGTATTGAAGTGAGGCGTTTTGCTCAGCTGTGCCCCCATGTGTATTACAGACATTTGGGTTTTAATCCACAACTTCTTTGCTGGGAGAAAGACCATAAAACTCTAACCACTAGACTTTCATTTGCTACAGAGCAATATCTTAAATCCATGGTTATGCATAAGAAGAATACAAACGTTAACCATTAATCATCATCATTAATGCAGTAATAGGCATAGATAAAAATGAATTAGCCATTAACAGTTACATGGTCTAGTAATAATTTAGTTATGGtcttcatgttaactaaggtatttattttaatcaagGTGTTCATTTATCCATTATTAAATAAGTAACCCTATTAAATAAGTAACCCTATTAATTAATGTGTTAATTAATACCTTAGTGATCAGCACTCTCTTAGTTAtttatgaacaccattagtaaacatgaacatcatGAGTAAATGATTACTGGACCATTAGTTAATAAAGTTGTTAGCCAATTGTTAGTGGAGGCTAATTACTGCATCAAccaatataaattaatggtttATTACCCTGTGTAGACCACAACCAACTAATAGccacctatttttttttttttgctgcttCTAGTAATTCTTTACGTCagcgtgtgagtctgtgtgtgcttttgtgtgtttgaacacACATGGCTCGACTGTTGGATTCAGCcagtatccatgtgtgtgtgtgtgtgtgtgtgtgtgtgtgtgtgtgtgcgtgtgtgtgtgtgtgtgtgtgtgtgtgtgtgtgtgtgtgtgtgtgtgtgtgtgtgtgtgtgtgtgtgtgtgtgtgtgtgtgtgtgtgtgtgtgtgtgcatgtgtgtgtgtgtgtgtgtgtgtgtgtgtgtggttgatatAAAAGTACCTTATTAAGCAGGAGAACGACATCATGTGTGATGTCATATTTGCTGATCAGCTTTTCGTCGTGAGTGATGGCAAAGCTAACATCTGGCAGATCCACCGCTGCCGCATAGAAGACATCAGCGTAGCCACTGGCTatgtccttcacacacacacacacacacacacacacacacacacacacacacacacacacacacacacacacacacacacacacacacacacacacacacacacacacacacacgcacacagtattAGTGGGGGccatttaatttaattaggGTCAGTAAGGTCCCAAACAACACAAGATTATAATGGGAAActaattacaaacaattgcaCACCTTGAAGAATCCAACCACGAGCAATTCCTCAGAGTCCTTTGATTGGCTGAAATCCGTGAGCAGGTCGGCCGCTGACCCCGCCCTCCTCTTCAGCCAAGTCAAAATGGAGGCGGCGTTCTTTGGCACTTGAAGCACAATCAATCACAacagaagagcgagagagcatcAGATAAACGTTCACCTTCAACCCCCTCAAAACCAGAAGGCCTGTCCTACCTTTGggttaataaataatacaaatgacTGAGTTATGTCAACTGCTTACTCTGGGCATAAGCTATAAAACGTACACACAGCCCAATATTGAATCAGTGTATCCTGGGTCATTGAAAGATCTGTATCTGGCGCAGTGTTGGTatatagaatgtgtgtgtgtgtgtgtgtgtgtgtgtgtgtgtgtgtgtgtgtgtgtgtgtgtgtgtgtgtgtgtgtgtgtgtgtgagtgagggtgtgtgtgtgtgtgtgtgtgtgtgtgtgtgtgtgtgtgtgtgtgtgtgtgtgtgtgtgtgtgtgtgtgtgtgtgtgtgtgtgtgtgtgtgtgtgtgtgtgtgtgtgtgtgagtgagtgtgtgtgagtgagtgtgtacctGGGCAGACCACGGGAGTGTGCTGGTCCCCGTTGATGTAGAGTCTGATGGGCGGGGGTCCGCTGGCGTTGAGCTGCTTGGCCAGATCTTTGTCCTTGGACACGTCCACGGTGGCcatggtgacccctgacccctggagCTCAGCCGCCGCCTCTTGGAAGGCCGCGCTAACCCGCTGCCCGTCCCCAGAGAGAGGGGCGGCTTAGatggagacacgcacacacacacacacacgcatacgcacacgcacacacacacacacacacacacacacacacacgcacacacgtacacccacacggacacacatatacatgcacacacacaatgctttaATGAATGAATCAAATCTGCCATGTCGTCATACTACAGGGTTTAATTTGTCAGAGCAAACATGGAGCCCAATCCCAAACCTCCCCACATTGCATCAGCTAAAATGGGTCAACATGACAAAGGAGTGtagtttacatgtgtgtgtgtgtgtgtgtgtgtgtgtgtgtgtgtgtgtgtgtgtgtgtgtgtgtgtgtgtgtgtgtgtgtgtgtgtgtgtgtgtgtgtgtgtgtgtgtgtgtgtgtgtgtgtgtgtgtgtgcgtgcaatgaCGAGCCGTTACTTACAGAAGTGCACCAGTAGCTGCGTGGATTTCTTCAGTGCCTTGTCGAAGTTAGACTTGGTCAGTTGTAGGACCCCGTCTACCTGGGGCAGGGGCTTCTCCACCTTCGAAGCCTCGGCAGGGAGGAAGACCCCAAGACAGCAGGCCGTCACCAAGAATAGCAGCGCAGCCCTCATTTTGTCTTCCCCTGGCTCCTGGAACACACACTCTGAACCAAACCTGATGTGAGACTGTGGTGCCgaaagggggaggggcggggggggggggggggtggtgtgaaGGAAAGAAAGGCTGATaagtgatggtgtgtgtgtatgtgtatgcgcgtgtTGAGCAAGTAGCTTACACTACTCCACTATCTACAGTTGTACTACCGCTAGTAGTCTGTAGCTGATTAACTTTCCTATCGGAGCGCTGCTGTATCTCTGGTGCTGCCTGCTTTAAAATCAGTACTATCCCTCGTATCTCCACGCCCTCTGTCTTGTACTGTACTGCTCGGCAAggtcaaacccacacacacacacacacatacacacacatatgcacacacacacgcatgcacacacacacgcaaataggCAGACAAAGATATACAAAGAcccataaagacacacacacacacacacacacacacacacacacacacacacacacacacacacacacacacacacacacacacacaaacacaaacacaggatcaTTTGTcagatacatttttatttcacTATCAACATGATAGAATATATGAACGTCACATCTTATCAAAATAACATTGTGTTAAACATATTATCAAAAGGAACAGTGTTGTATAAACATATGTACAGGAGTGAGGCAGTACCAAGTGTGATGCTACGACATGTAATCTTGGCAGCATACTAAGAGTACATAAGCTTGTAACAACCCTCTTCATGTAATGAGTAATGTACGGGCAAATCTTCCTGGTGATCTTTCATAATTACGTTGACTTCATTGTGTATTCATGGTACGACCCAACCAGtgcaaaacgcacacacacatcctttgtGTGGTGAGATATTCTGCTTCGGAGCAGAAATGTCATTCTCTGCCAATCTCTGTCAGTGAGCCAGTCAGTCGGAGAGGTGTGCAAGTCATTGTCACAGCGTTGCGTATGTGATGTTGATGGAGGAGGTTGACGATGGCGTTAAAAACAAGTGCAAAATAATGCTTGTAAAACAACGAGTCGGGCTAGCCTGTCGGTACCTTGGTTCATGGGACCATTTGACACATACTCGtgtttcatttgtgtgtgtatgcgtgaacAACCTGCACAACTTATTCGTCGATTGGttgtgcacgaacacacacacacacacacacacacacacccccatccacCAGGGGGTCCGCACCCTCACTGTGCTAGAtagtgctttttgcatctataTTCAAAACCACTTGTTGTTGGGTCCTGCGTGACGCACTGCACTCCATTAAACTCCAGGGGTCACAGAGAGGGTAGACTAGGGAAGGTAGGGAAGGTTCCAGAACGCTGTACTCTAGCCGTCACCTAGCGCGTGTATGTGCAGGTGGCGTTGACAGCGCGGACACGAGTGATGGACATCCTGCATTTCCTTTGCGAAAAAGGGAATCAGacagcagccacagatgcacctacaacatgcacacacacacacaaacatacacacgcacacaaacacacacacacacacacacacacacacacacacacacacacacacacacacacacacacacacacacacacacacacacacacacacacacacacacacacacacacacacaaaatcagtaAAGCCTTTGAAATGATTTTCACATTGGCAGAGTCAGGGGTCTGATTCCCCGCCAGGGCAACACATTAAATAGTGTAATGGATTAGTAACATTGGATTTGTAAAAACACAATAttaatgtttgttttgatgACAATGacattttatgtatatatatatacacctaaccctaaccctgaatatATAAACCTATATTCATATACATAcaagttaaaaatatatatttcattgcATAGTCATTATATCAGAAATGCATCAGAaatagtttatatatattttttaatatataagaCATCTTAATCAAAGTATTGTGTTGTATCTTACCCTCCCAATGTCAAAAGAAAACACACGCTCCAAGCACCCAGCCCGGGCTTGTGCTCGATCTCTGTAGTTACAACTTCATGACAGTAGGGGCATTGAACCCTAACAGGGTCAACTCCCATCACTGCTCTTGTGCGCTGTGGCTGGACACTGAAGACTGTTGGACCAGACCCATTCTGTGAAGTCCCATTTACTGGGGCTggtgtagagagggagagagacagagacagagacagagagagagagagagagagagagagagagagagagagagagagagagagagagagagagagagagagatacagagggagatcaacacacacacacccacacacacacacacacacacacacaaacacaaaagtaaataaaatacaaaaatgtttTGGTGAAGGTGTTTGTATACGCTACAATGTAACATTACTGTAATATGAAATACATGCATTAGAGCCAACTGTAGCTATGCGTCCAAATAAAGTTGACTTAATTACTCTGTGTGGCCGGTCCCTGGACGGGCAAGATGGTGACAGCTTGCACGACAGGGAGATTCAGAACAGGAAATGCATCTGAAGATCAGAATCATAATgaggcacacatgcactcaggcAGAGATCACAGTTCAGATGGAGTCAAGGAGAGACACAACAGCAATAGAAAAAAACTACAAGTACCAGCTTCTCTGTaggtgggtggaggggtggaggggaggaccGCGAGGGCATAGGTGGGAGGTGGTGTGGGGGGAGTCTGGAGGACCACCTCTTCATACGCGGGGGGGTCCATGGACAGGATGGAGCAGACTCAACCACGCTCTAGAGATGAGGAGGTAAAGGACTGGCTTAACCATGGCTGTGAGTACAGAGGGACCATGTgacaggaagtggtggtggttgaggagcCCTGGAATAGGGTTACAGAGCCCTGTCGTCCATGTGGTTGTTTTGCCACTGATAAGTAGACGTTCCAGCACCTACTTGGTTTGTTTAAGAGAATTAATAAGAATTAACGGTTTGAAATCTTGGAACACTTCCGCTCCTCGTCTGTGGTTCTGGGATTTCCATTGAGCATTACAAGTGGATGAGTTTCAGCTTAAAGTCAGCTATTTGGCAGGTAatattctttgtttttcttctgaGATTTTCTTTGAAATGTCATATGTTACTACATCAATGAGAGAATAATACGATTTCAGAACGTTGTTTGAACTTGTAGACAAAATGTTTAAACCTGAACCATGTAACTTCCCTACTACCGTTTACTACGTTACATAATTTCTGAActaaaaagagtaaaaagtAAACTAGTAAAACTAGTTTAAAAAGACCTTAGGTTAATGTTGACATTATCTATCTATAGATGTAAATCAGCCATGTTTTTTGCTTGCAAGCCATTGCAATCCATTTGATTCGAAATTAGTCGGCATTTCCCATAGTTGCATCTTTGTTTTTTCCAACACAAGGAAGCACATTCTAATTCCCCTGGCTAGGCATTTTCTCCACCAGTGGAGTTcccataaaataaaaa
Coding sequences:
- the LOC130380078 gene encoding protein disulfide-isomerase-like, which codes for MRAALLFLVTACCLGVFLPAEASKVEKPLPQVDGVLQLTKSNFDKALKKSTQLLVHFSAPLSGDGQRVSAAFQEAAAELQGSGVTMATVDVSKDKDLAKQLNASGPPPIRLYINGDQHTPVVCPVPKNAASILTWLKRRAGSAADLLTDFSQSKDSEELLVVGFFKDIASGYADVFYAAAVDLPDVSFAITHDEKLISKYDITHDVVLLLNKSRVVEAYKMAPKTSKGDLIAFITVYQMEVVTEYDGQTARRHQERGGVVWVRASRTTGARDG
- the si:dkeyp-75b4.8 gene encoding lipopolysaccharide-induced tumor necrosis factor-alpha factor homolog; translation: MDPPAYEEVVLQTPPTPPPTYALAVLPSTPPPTYREADAFPVLNLPVVQAVTILPVQGPATQTPVNGTSQNGSGPTVFSVQPQRTRAVMGVDPVRVQCPYCHEVVTTEIEHKPGLGAWSVCFLLTLGGCICGCCLIPFFAKEMQDVHHSCPRCQRHLHIHALGDG